The nucleotide window GAACGCCGGTGGAAGGTCTACGACATCTTCGCGCTGTGGATGTCCGACGTGCACAACCTCGGCAACTACACCTTCGCCGCCGGCTTGTTCGTGCTCGGCCTGTCGGCCTGGCAGGTGTTCACCGCCCTGCTGTTCGGGTTCATCATCATCTACTTCGGCATGAACCTGATGGGCCGGATCGGCCAGCGCACCGGCGTGCCGTTCCCGGTCGTGGCGCGGATCAGCTTCGGCACCTTCGGCGCCAACCTGCCCGCGCTGATCCGCGCGATCATCGCGATCTTCTGGTACGGCATCCAGACCTACCTCGCGAGCGTCGCCATCACGCTGCTCGTGCTCGCCATCGACCCGGGCCTGAAACCCCTGACCGAGCACGGTTTCCTCGGCCTGCACGCGCTCGGCTGGATCTGCTTCGTCGCGCTGTGGGCGGTGCAGGCGCTGATCCTGACCCGTGGCATGGAGTCGGTGCGCAAGTTCCAGGACTGGTGCGGCCCGGCGATCTGGGTCGTGATGATCGCCCTCGCCGTCTGGATCCTCGCCGCCGGCCACTGGAACATCTCCTTCACCAGCAGCCCGAAGCAGCTGTCCACCGGGGAGCAGATCCGCCAGTGGTTCGGCGCGGCCGGGCTCATCCTGGCCACCTACGGCACGCTCATGCTGAACTTCTGCGACTTCTCGCGGTTCGCCCCGGACCAGAAGACCGTGAAGCGCGGCAACTTCTGGGGCCTGCCGATCAACTCGACGGCGTTCGCGCTGCTGTCGGTCGTCGTCACCGCGGGCAGCATGCAGGTGTTCGGCGAAGCGATCACCGACCCGGCCGAACTGCTGGCCAAGGTGGACAACACGCCGGTGCTCATCATCGGCGCGCTGACGTTCGCGGTGGCGACCATGGGCGTCAACATCGTCGCGAACTTCGTCTCCCCCGCCTACGACCTGGCCAACATCTGGCCGAAGCGGATCACCTTCACCATCGGCGGGATGATCAGCGCGGTCGCGGCGCTGTGCGTGCTGCCGTGGAAGCTGTACTCCTCGCCGGCGGTGGTCAACTACTTCCTCGGCGGGCTCGGCGCGTTCCTCGGCCCGCTGTTCGGCATCATGATCGTCGACTACTACCTGATCCGGCGCGGCAAGGTCGACGTCGCCCAGCTGTTCGTCGACGGCGGGATCTACCCGCGCGTGAACCCGCGTGCGCTGGTGACGTTCTTCCCGACCGCCACGCTGGCCGCGGTGATCGCGCTGGTGCCGTTCTTCGCTCCGGCCGCGCCGTACTCGTGGTTCATCGGCACGGCGTCGTCCGCGGCCCTGTATTACGCGGTGTCGAGGAAGCACCGATGAGGATCGTCGTCACCAACTGCAACACCACCGAGACGATGACGAAGGAGATCGAAGCCGGGGCCCGCGCGGCCGCGAGCCCCGGCACGGAGATCCTGGCGCGGACGCCTCGCTGGGGACCCGAGTCCGCGGAGGGCTGGCTGGACAGCTTCCTGTCCGCGGCGGCGGTCCTGGACCTGTTGCGCGGCCTGGACGAACCGTTCGACGCCGTCGTGCTCGCCGGGTTCGGCGAGCACGGCCGCGAAGGCGCGCGCGAGCTGCTGGACGTCCCGGTCGTGGACATCACCGAGGCCGCCGCGCACCTAGCGTGCCTGCTGGGCCGCCGCTACGGCGTGGTGACCACTTTGGACCGGACGTGCGGGC belongs to Amycolatopsis tolypomycina and includes:
- a CDS encoding NCS1 family nucleobase:cation symporter-1 — its product is MTAAPLTEPSQETTTPPDPRLWNEDLAPAKERRWKVYDIFALWMSDVHNLGNYTFAAGLFVLGLSAWQVFTALLFGFIIIYFGMNLMGRIGQRTGVPFPVVARISFGTFGANLPALIRAIIAIFWYGIQTYLASVAITLLVLAIDPGLKPLTEHGFLGLHALGWICFVALWAVQALILTRGMESVRKFQDWCGPAIWVVMIALAVWILAAGHWNISFTSSPKQLSTGEQIRQWFGAAGLILATYGTLMLNFCDFSRFAPDQKTVKRGNFWGLPINSTAFALLSVVVTAGSMQVFGEAITDPAELLAKVDNTPVLIIGALTFAVATMGVNIVANFVSPAYDLANIWPKRITFTIGGMISAVAALCVLPWKLYSSPAVVNYFLGGLGAFLGPLFGIMIVDYYLIRRGKVDVAQLFVDGGIYPRVNPRALVTFFPTATLAAVIALVPFFAPAAPYSWFIGTASSAALYYAVSRKHR
- a CDS encoding aspartate/glutamate racemase family protein — encoded protein: MRIVVTNCNTTETMTKEIEAGARAAASPGTEILARTPRWGPESAEGWLDSFLSAAAVLDLLRGLDEPFDAVVLAGFGEHGREGARELLDVPVVDITEAAAHLACLLGRRYGVVTTLDRTCGLIEDSLHAAGVAQNCVTVTGAGLGVLELSDERRTESALLTAGRRARDAGAEVLVLGCAGMTGLDRRIATMLDIPVIDGVAAAVRLAESLVALGLKTSRAGSYARPLAKRRTWPGRA